In Candidatus Binataceae bacterium, one DNA window encodes the following:
- a CDS encoding RHS repeat-associated core domain-containing protein — MQEQYTEVTSDRATYSYPYTVEENLFTMPGSGEVLALTDSNGANMVPLHDALGSTLWMVNSSGQMQATFAYSSFGMPSQSGTAYYFPWLFAGMEWSDIGNVSQLYYAGARYYSPGLRRFISPDPMGFAGSGSNLFAYAGNDPVNNTDPTGLDCGGDCGTLGISGAIEGPGSAVYGGVPQGALPPQPGQGWGGQWPVQPFAGPPTSIAGTLMAAQSIQDGATPTRDFSALTQAGGGFGPGWVIPVSETVPGGGRALPQPPPPAKTRQPKASSNKARKLPFCFPGSGVAVAAANALFAHEATDLIAESAIGAVAGPEVVISS; from the coding sequence GTGCAGGAGCAATACACCGAGGTGACGAGCGACCGCGCCACCTACTCGTATCCCTACACGGTCGAGGAAAACCTTTTTACCATGCCTGGGAGTGGAGAGGTGCTGGCGCTGACCGACTCCAACGGCGCCAACATGGTGCCGCTGCATGACGCGCTGGGCTCGACCCTGTGGATGGTCAACAGCAGCGGGCAGATGCAGGCCACCTTCGCCTACTCATCCTTCGGGATGCCTAGCCAGTCGGGAACCGCGTACTATTTCCCCTGGCTGTTCGCGGGGATGGAGTGGAGCGATATCGGGAACGTGTCGCAGCTGTATTACGCCGGGGCGCGGTATTACTCGCCGGGGCTGCGCCGGTTCATCTCGCCCGATCCGATGGGCTTTGCCGGCAGCGGGAGCAACCTGTTCGCATACGCCGGCAACGACCCGGTGAATAACACCGACCCGACGGGGCTGGATTGCGGCGGAGACTGTGGCACTCTCGGTATCAGCGGAGCCATTGAGGGTCCAGGGAGCGCCGTGTATGGCGGTGTTCCCCAAGGTGCTCTGCCGCCGCAGCCGGGGCAGGGCTGGGGCGGGCAATGGCCGGTGCAACCCTTCGCCGGGCCGCCCACCTCGATCGCTGGCACCCTGATGGCGGCCCAGTCGATCCAGGATGGCGCCACGCCGACTCGCGATTTCTCCGCGCTGACGCAGGCCGGCGGCGGTTTCGGCCCGGGCTGGGTGATTCCTGTTTCCGAGACGGTGCCGGGCGGGGGGCGGGCTCTGCCGCAACCGCCACCGCCAGCAAAAACTCGGCAACCGAAGGCGTCCAGCAACAAGGCCAGGAAACTGCCATTCTGCTTCCCCGGTAGCGGGGTTGCGGTCGCCGCCGCCAACGCACTTTTCGCGCACGAGGCTACCGATCTTATCGCCGAAAGTGCTATTGGAGCTGTCGCGGGGCCCGAGGTGGTGATCAGCTCTTGA
- a CDS encoding RHS repeat-associated core domain-containing protein, whose product MLKATTRAGFSGAAQAAESRLFASWEPPRGTYCGARYYSPGLRRFISSGPMGFAGSGTNLYAYAGNDPVNFGDPTGLYLGDNGEFTYGGGGGSPADFSCGGYVYPPSPPQPGQGWGGQWPVQTFAGPPTSIAGTLMAAQSIRDGATPTRDFYTPAPPGSQSAIQNAPFSWQVSAIARLSVFSYGFGASLGNTVVGWDSGQGLYSSGLMGRSLGASFNVRITNPGAAAESRAFDFGLGSNSGITIQPGVNPAYGAFTIASVHTNLGPSIGLHIREEIPVP is encoded by the coding sequence GTGCTTAAAGCGACGACACGGGCGGGCTTTTCCGGAGCTGCGCAAGCCGCGGAATCCCGACTATTCGCGAGTTGGGAACCCCCGCGAGGGACGTATTGCGGGGCGCGGTATTACTCGCCGGGGCTGCGCCGGTTCATCTCCTCCGGCCCGATGGGCTTTGCCGGCAGCGGGACCAACCTGTACGCTTACGCGGGTAACGACCCGGTCAATTTTGGCGACCCGACGGGGCTGTACCTTGGAGATAATGGAGAGTTCACATACGGCGGCGGCGGCGGCAGCCCCGCCGACTTTTCCTGCGGCGGTTACGTCTACCCGCCATCGCCGCCGCAGCCGGGGCAGGGCTGGGGCGGGCAATGGCCGGTGCAAACCTTCGCCGGTCCGCCGACTTCCATCGCTGGCACCCTGATGGCGGCCCAGTCGATCCGGGATGGCGCCACGCCGACCCGCGATTTCTACACCCCGGCGCCACCGGGTTCCCAATCCGCTATTCAAAACGCACCCTTCTCGTGGCAAGTCTCGGCAATCGCAAGACTCAGCGTGTTCTCCTACGGCTTCGGCGCTTCCCTCGGTAACACCGTTGTCGGATGGGATAGCGGCCAGGGCCTGTACAGCTCCGGTCTTATGGGACGGTCCCTTGGGGCAAGCTTCAACGTTCGAATAACGAATCCGGGCGCTGCAGCGGAGTCGCGCGCCTTTGATTTTGGCTTGGGAAGCAACTCGGGAATTACAATTCAACCTGGCGTCAACCCGGCATATGGAGCGTTCACCATCGCTAGTGTGCACACTAATCTGGGCCCCTCAATCGGTTTGCATATTCGCGAAGAAATCCCAGTGCCTTAA